A region of Kribbella sp. NBC_01245 DNA encodes the following proteins:
- a CDS encoding family 43 glycosylhydrolase — translation MTAIANTTDHPQAVPAVRAAVATQTVLDLPAKPNTLRNPLRENAADPWMVYDNGTYHLLYTHGDKLVGASATSVTGLSTAPQQTLWTPTAGESCCNLWAPEIHKLNGKWYLYYTADNGTDANHRMFVLESDQPMGPYVFKAKLDTGPFHSIDGSVLKLPDGRLFQVWSSGRSDGQHLYIAPMSDPWTISGPPVLLAKADQPWERNGRLVVEGPVALIRDGRVFLYYSGSACETPDYALGVLELTGPDVLGRSSWTKSPAPEFRRNDAGWVFGTGHNGFFTSPDGKETWIVYHGVTSSSGAVVGSCSTGRSIRIGKVTFDASGRPQLGQPKAAWQTISLPSGDPGAEIVADSTFKLLPKNNTGNALDVVDCSTADAANVRLWLDVGSACQKWRLEYVGDSSYKLLASHSGKALDVAGCSADNNADVIQWPYWGGDCQEWYLDALPDGYYKITSKVGGKALDVAGCSTAHGADVRVWPYWGGACQQWKLVRV, via the coding sequence GTGACGGCGATCGCCAACACGACTGACCACCCGCAAGCTGTTCCGGCCGTCAGGGCTGCAGTCGCAACACAGACAGTCCTGGACCTTCCAGCCAAGCCGAACACGTTGCGGAACCCACTCCGAGAAAACGCCGCTGATCCCTGGATGGTCTACGACAACGGCACCTACCACCTCCTCTACACCCACGGCGACAAGCTGGTAGGTGCAAGCGCCACCTCCGTCACAGGCCTGTCGACGGCACCACAGCAGACACTGTGGACGCCAACCGCCGGAGAGTCCTGCTGCAACCTCTGGGCGCCAGAGATCCACAAGCTGAACGGCAAGTGGTACCTCTACTACACAGCCGACAACGGCACCGACGCCAACCACCGGATGTTCGTCCTGGAGTCGGACCAGCCCATGGGCCCGTACGTCTTCAAGGCGAAACTCGACACCGGCCCGTTCCACTCGATCGACGGCTCGGTCCTGAAGCTTCCCGACGGCCGGCTCTTCCAGGTCTGGTCGAGCGGCCGCTCCGACGGGCAGCACCTCTACATCGCACCGATGAGTGATCCCTGGACGATCAGCGGTCCGCCCGTGCTCCTGGCGAAGGCGGATCAGCCATGGGAGCGCAACGGCCGCCTCGTCGTCGAGGGCCCGGTCGCCCTCATCCGGGACGGCCGGGTCTTCCTCTACTACTCCGGCAGCGCCTGCGAGACGCCCGACTACGCCCTCGGCGTACTCGAGCTGACCGGCCCCGACGTACTCGGGCGATCATCCTGGACCAAGTCGCCCGCACCGGAGTTCCGCCGGAACGACGCCGGCTGGGTGTTCGGCACCGGGCACAACGGCTTCTTCACCTCGCCGGACGGCAAGGAGACGTGGATCGTCTACCACGGGGTGACCAGCTCGTCGGGTGCCGTGGTCGGGAGCTGCAGCACCGGTCGCTCGATCCGGATCGGCAAGGTCACCTTCGACGCGTCCGGCCGTCCCCAGCTCGGACAGCCCAAGGCTGCCTGGCAGACGATCTCCTTGCCTTCCGGCGATCCAGGTGCCGAGATCGTTGCCGACAGCACCTTCAAACTGCTGCCCAAGAACAACACGGGCAATGCGCTCGATGTCGTCGACTGCTCGACAGCGGACGCCGCGAACGTACGGCTTTGGCTGGACGTCGGAAGCGCCTGCCAGAAGTGGCGGCTCGAATACGTGGGAGACAGCTCGTACAAGTTGCTGGCAAGTCATAGCGGCAAGGCCCTCGATGTCGCGGGCTGCTCGGCGGACAACAACGCGGACGTCATCCAATGGCCGTACTGGGGTGGCGACTGCCAGGAGTGGTACCTGGACGCCCTGCCCGACGGCTACTACAAGATCACGTCGAAGGTCGGCGGTAAGGCTCTCGACGTTGCCGGATGCTCAACGGCACACGGAGCCGACGTGCGGGTGTGGCCGTACTGGGGCGGCGCCTGCCAGCAGTGGAAGTTGGTGCGGGTATGA
- a CDS encoding DUF4349 domain-containing protein, translating into MKLTRYPAAVAGLMLTAAVLLSGCGGGSDRESTADSGTAAQPQSDQAGGRTNGDTTGNTEAGKPDTAGKGGSQPAFTRSIVRTGFLTIEAGEITPAREKVAAIVAGQRGMIASEHGGFDPDSKAGTAQLVVRVPSSAYDATVRRLTAEVGKVKEVRQESTDVTEQVVDVESRISTQRAALNRMRTLLTKANTIGEIVSVEAELTRRESDLEALLAKQKALEGQTELATITVTLVRPGEVPPENKDDRGFLAGLSKGWNAFTTTVSGLLTAVGAVLPFVATVALIGIPLWFVIRRNRRPATQPVVPQETQ; encoded by the coding sequence ATGAAACTGACGAGATATCCGGCCGCGGTAGCCGGGCTGATGCTCACCGCGGCCGTGCTGCTGTCCGGTTGCGGTGGTGGCTCGGACCGCGAGTCGACCGCGGACAGCGGCACCGCCGCCCAGCCCCAGTCCGACCAGGCCGGCGGCAGAACGAACGGTGATACGACCGGCAACACCGAAGCCGGCAAACCCGACACCGCCGGTAAGGGCGGCTCCCAGCCCGCGTTCACGCGATCCATCGTGCGCACCGGCTTCCTCACGATCGAGGCCGGCGAAATCACGCCCGCTCGCGAGAAGGTCGCCGCGATCGTCGCGGGTCAACGCGGCATGATCGCCTCCGAACACGGCGGCTTCGATCCGGACAGCAAGGCGGGCACCGCTCAGCTGGTCGTGCGCGTTCCGTCCTCGGCGTACGACGCGACCGTGCGGCGGCTGACGGCCGAGGTCGGCAAGGTCAAAGAGGTCCGCCAGGAGTCGACCGACGTGACCGAACAGGTCGTCGACGTCGAGAGCCGGATCTCCACCCAGCGGGCCGCGCTCAACCGGATGCGCACACTGCTCACCAAGGCGAACACCATCGGCGAGATCGTCTCGGTCGAGGCCGAGCTGACCCGCCGCGAGTCCGATCTCGAAGCCCTGCTGGCCAAGCAGAAGGCGCTCGAAGGTCAGACCGAACTCGCCACCATCACCGTCACCCTGGTCCGTCCCGGCGAGGTGCCGCCCGAGAACAAGGACGACCGTGGCTTCCTGGCCGGCCTCAGCAAGGGCTGGAACGCCTTCACCACAACGGTTTCCGGCCTACTCACCGCCGTCGGCGCCGTGCTGCCCTTCGTGGCGACCGTCGCCCTCATCGGGATACCCCTCTGGTTCGTCATCCGCCGCAACCGCCGTCCCGCCACTCAACCTGTGGTTCCCCAAGAGACCCAGTAG
- a CDS encoding ParA family protein, producing the protein MARVLAVANQKGGVAKTTTVASLGAALSAMGQRVLLVDLDPQACLTFSLGFDPEDLETSAYEVLLGSARLKDVVVTCEEGPDLLPATIQLATAEVKLAGESGREHVLRTALRPVSPAYDWIIVDCPPTLGLLTVAGLSTATDVLIPLQCETLAHRGVGQLLDTIHDVKRLTNPALRVLGVLPTLYDGRTNHARVVLDTIAESYGLPVLSPAIPKSIRFAEAPAVGRSILTTSSRSAGAAAYREVAAGLL; encoded by the coding sequence ATGGCCCGGGTGCTCGCGGTAGCGAACCAGAAGGGCGGCGTGGCCAAGACCACGACCGTCGCTTCGCTCGGTGCTGCGCTCTCGGCCATGGGGCAGCGCGTGCTGCTGGTGGACCTCGATCCGCAGGCCTGCCTGACGTTCTCCCTCGGCTTCGACCCCGAGGACCTCGAGACCTCGGCCTACGAGGTGCTGCTCGGCTCGGCCCGGCTGAAAGACGTCGTGGTCACCTGTGAGGAAGGGCCCGACCTGCTGCCGGCGACGATCCAGCTCGCCACGGCCGAGGTCAAACTCGCGGGTGAGAGCGGCCGCGAGCACGTGTTGCGTACGGCGCTACGGCCCGTCTCCCCGGCGTACGACTGGATCATCGTGGACTGCCCGCCCACCCTCGGCCTGCTCACGGTTGCCGGGCTGTCGACCGCGACCGACGTACTGATCCCGCTGCAGTGCGAGACCCTCGCGCATCGCGGCGTCGGCCAACTGCTCGACACGATCCACGACGTCAAACGCCTGACGAACCCGGCCCTGCGCGTCCTCGGTGTCCTGCCCACCTTGTACGACGGACGCACCAACCACGCCCGGGTGGTGCTCGACACGATCGCCGAGTCGTACGGCCTGCCGGTGCTGTCGCCGGCCATCCCCAAGTCGATCCGCTTCGCCGAAGCACCAGCGGTTGGGCGAAGCATCCTCACCACGTCGAGCCGCTCGGCAGGGGCCGCGGCCTATCGTGAGGTCGCGGCCGGCCTGCTGTGA
- a CDS encoding alpha/beta fold hydrolase yields the protein MSTPRSLTLPGGVVPATLDTDRGSFATLQAVPDIGIPLGTVLLVPGWTGSKEDFTPLVAELAAWGWRAVAVDQRGQHETPGPDDPASYTLAEFGADVVAMSKALGGYSQLVGHSFGGLVAREAVLTDPSVFSTITLLCSGPAAFADEAKRQGLEMLAYGLDNLPIDQVYSLKLEHDRKDPSWVEPPADIAAWLRRRFTANAPVSLASITRRLLDSEDRTDQLAKSGVRAQVVYGETDDGWPRPIQDTMAEVLGISPQVVPDAGHSPAIDQPKATARLLVEFFHDK from the coding sequence GTGAGTACGCCGCGCAGTCTGACGTTGCCGGGTGGGGTCGTTCCCGCCACGCTCGATACCGATCGGGGTTCGTTCGCGACCCTCCAGGCCGTGCCGGATATCGGCATTCCGCTGGGCACGGTGCTGCTGGTGCCGGGATGGACCGGCAGCAAGGAGGACTTCACCCCGTTGGTCGCCGAGCTGGCCGCCTGGGGTTGGCGCGCGGTCGCGGTGGACCAGCGCGGACAGCACGAGACGCCCGGCCCGGACGACCCCGCGTCGTACACGCTGGCGGAGTTCGGCGCGGACGTGGTCGCGATGAGCAAGGCGCTCGGCGGCTACAGCCAGCTGGTCGGGCACTCGTTCGGCGGGCTGGTCGCGCGCGAGGCCGTGCTGACCGACCCCTCGGTGTTCTCGACGATCACGCTGCTCTGCTCGGGCCCGGCCGCTTTCGCCGACGAGGCGAAGCGCCAAGGCCTGGAGATGCTGGCGTACGGCCTGGACAACCTGCCGATCGACCAGGTGTACAGCCTGAAGCTCGAGCACGACCGCAAGGACCCGTCGTGGGTCGAGCCGCCGGCCGACATCGCCGCTTGGCTGCGCCGCCGGTTCACCGCGAACGCGCCGGTCAGCCTGGCGAGCATCACCCGACGGCTACTCGACTCCGAGGACCGCACCGACCAGCTCGCGAAGAGCGGAGTCCGCGCGCAGGTCGTGTACGGCGAGACGGACGACGGCTGGCCGCGGCCGATCCAGGACACGATGGCGGAGGTCCTCGGTATCAGCCCGCAGGTGGTGCCGGACGCCGGGCACTCCCCGGCAATCGACCAGCCGAAGGCGACCGCTCGATTGCTGGTGGAGTTCTTCCACGACAAGTGA
- a CDS encoding ABC transporter ATP-binding protein codes for MSAPVLEASGLGKRYRSLWALRDCELALPAGRVIALVGPNAAGKTTFLRLAAGLLRPTEGTITVLGAPARADSPASLAQVGFVAQEHPLYDRLRVRELLRMGRSLNLGWDQDFAESRLDSLGIPLGQRAEALSGGQHAQVALTLALAKRPALLILDEPAAGLDPLARHAFLQTLMAAVAEGSLTVLLSSHIVAELEQVCDYLIVLAGGQIEVAGEIDDLLAAHRLLTGPSDRLVDTAPEVVQVTRGDRHSTAIVRTDGSPVLPGWESHPIGLEELVLAYLHQAASARRSRPHEQREALT; via the coding sequence ATGAGCGCCCCTGTGCTGGAGGCGTCCGGTCTTGGCAAACGCTACCGATCGTTGTGGGCTCTTCGTGACTGCGAGCTGGCCCTGCCCGCAGGGCGGGTGATCGCGCTGGTCGGGCCGAACGCAGCGGGAAAGACCACGTTCCTTCGGTTGGCCGCTGGGCTGCTCCGGCCGACCGAAGGGACCATCACGGTGCTGGGAGCGCCGGCCAGGGCGGACTCGCCGGCGTCCCTCGCCCAGGTCGGCTTTGTCGCCCAGGAACACCCGCTCTACGACCGTCTCCGGGTGCGGGAACTGTTGCGGATGGGACGGTCGCTAAATCTCGGCTGGGATCAGGACTTCGCGGAGTCGCGACTCGACAGCCTCGGAATTCCACTCGGCCAACGGGCCGAGGCGCTCTCCGGCGGTCAGCATGCCCAGGTCGCCCTGACCTTGGCTCTGGCGAAGCGGCCGGCCCTGCTGATCCTCGACGAACCCGCCGCCGGACTGGATCCGCTCGCACGGCATGCGTTCCTGCAAACATTGATGGCCGCCGTCGCCGAGGGCAGCCTCACGGTATTGCTGTCGTCCCACATCGTCGCCGAGCTCGAGCAGGTCTGCGACTACCTGATCGTTCTCGCCGGCGGGCAGATCGAGGTCGCCGGAGAGATCGATGACCTGCTGGCCGCACACCGACTGCTGACGGGCCCGTCCGATCGACTAGTGGACACGGCGCCGGAGGTGGTGCAGGTGACCCGCGGCGATCGGCACTCCACCGCCATTGTCCGGACCGACGGGAGCCCGGTGCTGCCCGGATGGGAATCCCATCCGATCGGCCTGGAGGAGCTCGTGCTGGCCTATCTCCACCAGGCGGCCTCCGCCCGGCGCTCGCGACCTCATGAGCAACGGGAGGCACTGACATGA
- a CDS encoding DUF2961 domain-containing protein translates to MERPGRIILTALAATLGLLVPATPTAPALAADQTAATTQQLEKPVGWDALRKLDRLPYLEPGVSARQFSSFGRDGTNDDGFVGTYSCLRPIAAGCVIAEDSGPGQVDSIWFTRIRNDQPDVTDTGTIKITLDDHVVLNRSLTDVTNGAAGAPFVHPLVANNAQSSGGFQIKVPMPYRQSMQVVVQHNPLFYHVNYRHFPDAEGVTTFNPADPANDVLAKLRAAGTADPKPTLPGATIADATKALAAGQEVPFAALTGPGSISQLRLRFAGVVPSDATLAGLRLRVRFDGRTLVDSPVGEFFGTGLGAYDVRSLMFAVDPAAGGWFTTWWPMPYREGATVSLVNTTGQSIANVQLQVTSASDSKWTNDLAPGGPAAYFTTVSKAGRTTFGEDWQVADEIGRGKFVGVTQTMAAAPEAGRTRGYLEGDERIHVDGAAGPVQHGTGTEDFYEGGWYFGSGRFSAPFNGNTGHEVGQLGCPQECDGVYRLMLVDSVPYNSAFRFGIEHGQSNDIAGDYGSTAYLYTQPTPSTRQTDVLDVGDAAARAAHAYGDNGTQAELTTAYEGDLDDLQVCDQVRSGTGPISFKVAVDAANAGVLLKRTSDQARAYQEAAVSVDGTPVGTWRQPLGNGGFRWLSDEFALPASATARKTSITVQLTPAGAVPWTAARYVAASLVTPYVDSVAPTAVNGLTAAARERSIRLDWQPAGDDSGVPSYQVQSATSATGPWQTIGRTTVTVFIHKALPDAQQRFYRIVAVDAAGNNGPAGEVVTATVKRSTSTDANGDGKDDVVTFTRGSLGDVYVSRSDGTRFIDNGVAWNDWFAPWNEVPLTGDFNGDGLDDIVTFTRGAAGDVFVALSDGGRFVGDSWKWHGDFAFDAEVPDVGDFDGDGRDDLVVFTGGTKASAFVALSNGRGFVGTAWKWHGHFALGGEIPAVADANGDGRDDIVTFTRGDQADVFVGKSTGAGFEAAPKWHDHFAMGTEWPQPGTLRP, encoded by the coding sequence ATGGAACGACCTGGACGGATCATCCTGACCGCGCTGGCGGCGACGCTGGGCCTACTGGTGCCGGCCACGCCGACCGCACCCGCCTTAGCCGCGGACCAGACGGCCGCCACGACCCAGCAGCTGGAGAAACCGGTCGGGTGGGATGCCCTGCGCAAACTCGACCGGCTGCCGTATCTGGAGCCGGGCGTGAGTGCGCGGCAGTTCTCCAGTTTCGGCCGGGACGGGACCAACGACGACGGCTTTGTCGGCACCTACTCCTGCCTACGGCCGATCGCCGCCGGCTGCGTGATCGCCGAGGACAGCGGTCCGGGCCAGGTGGACTCGATCTGGTTCACCCGGATCCGCAACGACCAGCCCGACGTGACCGATACCGGCACGATCAAGATCACCCTGGACGACCACGTCGTGCTCAACCGATCGCTGACGGACGTCACCAACGGCGCCGCGGGTGCGCCGTTCGTCCATCCGCTGGTGGCGAACAACGCCCAGTCCTCGGGTGGGTTCCAGATCAAGGTCCCGATGCCGTATCGCCAGTCCATGCAGGTGGTCGTGCAGCACAACCCGCTCTTCTACCACGTGAACTACCGGCACTTCCCCGACGCGGAGGGCGTGACGACGTTCAACCCGGCCGACCCGGCGAACGACGTACTCGCCAAACTGCGCGCGGCCGGTACGGCGGATCCGAAGCCGACGTTGCCCGGGGCAACTATCGCGGACGCGACGAAGGCTCTTGCGGCCGGGCAGGAGGTGCCGTTCGCGGCGCTTACCGGGCCGGGGTCGATCAGCCAGTTGCGGCTGCGGTTCGCCGGGGTGGTGCCGTCCGACGCGACGCTGGCGGGCCTTCGGCTTCGGGTCAGGTTCGACGGGCGGACGCTGGTCGATTCGCCGGTCGGGGAGTTCTTCGGCACCGGGCTCGGGGCGTACGACGTGCGCTCGCTGATGTTCGCCGTCGACCCGGCCGCGGGTGGCTGGTTCACCACCTGGTGGCCGATGCCGTATCGGGAAGGCGCGACCGTCAGCCTGGTCAACACCACTGGCCAATCCATCGCAAACGTCCAGCTCCAGGTGACGAGTGCGTCCGACAGCAAGTGGACGAACGACCTCGCGCCCGGCGGCCCCGCGGCGTATTTCACGACCGTCTCGAAGGCCGGGCGGACCACGTTCGGCGAGGACTGGCAGGTGGCGGACGAGATTGGCCGCGGAAAGTTCGTCGGCGTCACGCAGACGATGGCGGCGGCGCCCGAGGCGGGGAGGACGCGCGGATACCTCGAGGGTGACGAGCGGATCCACGTTGATGGCGCGGCCGGTCCGGTCCAGCACGGCACGGGTACGGAGGACTTCTACGAGGGCGGCTGGTACTTCGGGTCAGGCCGGTTCAGCGCGCCCTTCAACGGCAACACCGGGCACGAGGTCGGGCAGTTGGGTTGTCCGCAGGAGTGCGATGGCGTCTATCGGTTGATGCTGGTCGACTCCGTGCCGTACAACTCGGCCTTCCGGTTCGGCATCGAGCACGGCCAGTCGAACGACATCGCCGGCGACTACGGCTCCACCGCCTACCTCTACACCCAGCCGACTCCCAGCACCCGGCAGACCGACGTACTCGATGTCGGCGATGCGGCGGCCCGGGCGGCGCACGCGTACGGCGACAACGGCACGCAGGCGGAGCTCACCACGGCGTACGAAGGGGATCTCGACGACCTCCAGGTCTGCGACCAGGTCCGTTCGGGCACCGGGCCGATTTCGTTCAAAGTCGCGGTCGATGCGGCCAATGCGGGTGTGCTGCTGAAAAGAACGAGCGACCAGGCCCGGGCGTACCAGGAGGCCGCGGTGAGTGTGGACGGCACGCCCGTCGGCACTTGGCGGCAGCCGCTCGGCAATGGCGGCTTCCGCTGGCTGTCCGACGAGTTCGCACTCCCGGCCTCGGCCACCGCGCGCAAGACCAGCATCACCGTGCAACTGACGCCGGCCGGGGCAGTGCCGTGGACCGCCGCCCGGTACGTCGCCGCCAGCCTCGTCACGCCGTACGTCGACAGCGTGGCGCCGACCGCGGTGAACGGGCTCACGGCCGCCGCGCGTGAGCGGTCGATCCGGCTCGACTGGCAGCCTGCGGGCGATGACTCGGGCGTTCCGTCGTACCAGGTGCAGTCGGCGACAAGTGCGACCGGTCCGTGGCAGACGATCGGCCGGACAACCGTGACAGTCTTTATCCACAAGGCCTTACCGGACGCGCAGCAACGGTTCTACCGGATCGTCGCAGTCGATGCCGCAGGCAACAATGGGCCAGCAGGCGAGGTCGTGACCGCGACGGTCAAGCGCTCGACCAGTACGGACGCCAACGGCGACGGCAAGGACGATGTGGTGACCTTCACCCGGGGATCGCTCGGGGACGTCTACGTCTCGCGGTCGGACGGCACGCGGTTCATCGACAACGGGGTCGCCTGGAACGACTGGTTCGCGCCGTGGAACGAGGTCCCGCTGACCGGTGACTTCAACGGCGACGGACTGGACGACATCGTCACGTTCACCCGAGGCGCTGCCGGGGACGTCTTCGTGGCGCTGTCGGATGGCGGCCGCTTTGTCGGGGACAGCTGGAAGTGGCACGGGGACTTCGCCTTCGACGCGGAGGTGCCGGACGTCGGGGACTTCGACGGCGACGGTCGCGACGACCTGGTCGTGTTCACCGGTGGCACCAAGGCGAGCGCGTTCGTGGCGCTGTCGAACGGCCGTGGCTTCGTCGGTACGGCGTGGAAGTGGCACGGGCATTTCGCCCTCGGCGGGGAGATCCCGGCGGTGGCCGACGCGAATGGCGATGGGCGCGACGACATCGTCACGTTCACCCGGGGCGATCAGGCCGATGTGTTCGTCGGCAAGTCGACCGGCGCCGGGTTCGAGGCCGCACCGAAGTGGCACGACCACTTCGCCATGGGGACGGAGTGGCCGCAGCCTGGGACACTCCGTCCCTGA
- a CDS encoding RNA polymerase sigma factor, whose translation MIDEPSALTAPPDDGPEFVEWVRPHLPAMARLAARLAVGADRDDIVQEALARAWSKRQQYDATRGSASAWLMAITADQARKAARRLRPIAELDDERAEAEGDPVRLADPDARMDVANALTGLSERQRLAVDCFYFADLSVADTAAVMGCSEGTVKSTLSDARARLRSMLEVTE comes from the coding sequence ATGATCGATGAGCCGAGCGCATTGACGGCTCCGCCCGATGACGGACCGGAGTTCGTCGAATGGGTCCGGCCGCACCTTCCCGCGATGGCCCGGTTGGCCGCGCGGCTGGCGGTTGGAGCGGACCGGGACGACATCGTTCAGGAGGCGCTCGCGCGGGCCTGGTCGAAGCGGCAGCAGTACGACGCCACCCGCGGTTCGGCTTCGGCCTGGTTGATGGCGATCACGGCGGATCAGGCCCGGAAGGCGGCGCGACGGTTACGACCGATCGCCGAGCTCGATGACGAGCGCGCCGAGGCCGAGGGCGATCCCGTCCGGCTCGCGGATCCGGATGCCCGGATGGACGTCGCCAACGCCTTGACCGGGTTGTCGGAGCGGCAACGGCTCGCGGTCGACTGTTTCTACTTCGCGGACTTGTCGGTGGCCGACACCGCCGCGGTGATGGGTTGCTCCGAGGGCACCGTCAAATCCACTCTTTCCGACGCGCGGGCCCGCCTGCGCTCGATGCTGGAGGTCACCGAATGA
- a CDS encoding GntR family transcriptional regulator gives MALEVPVFAFRLDRRSGVPPYLQLVHQVRQGVLLGYLQQGDQLPLIREAVEQLAINPNTVSKAYRQLEQEGLAASRPGVGTFITAAPAVTVTPATYTSLRRGLEKWLRSAYEAGLDEEAIVALFSTANHELAQEGVA, from the coding sequence GTGGCTCTGGAGGTACCGGTGTTCGCGTTTCGGCTGGACAGACGATCAGGGGTGCCGCCGTATCTGCAGCTCGTTCACCAGGTCAGGCAGGGCGTGCTGCTGGGGTATCTCCAGCAGGGCGACCAGCTGCCGCTGATCCGGGAGGCCGTGGAGCAGTTGGCGATCAACCCCAACACGGTCTCCAAGGCGTATCGACAGCTCGAGCAGGAAGGGTTGGCGGCGTCCCGGCCGGGCGTCGGCACCTTCATCACCGCCGCGCCCGCTGTGACTGTGACACCCGCGACGTACACATCGTTGCGCCGCGGACTGGAGAAATGGCTGCGGAGCGCGTACGAGGCAGGTCTGGACGAGGAGGCGATTGTGGCGCTTTTCTCAACCGCCAACCATGAGCTGGCACAAGAGGGTGTGGCATGA
- a CDS encoding ABC transporter ATP-binding protein — MIELDNVSRAFTVRSRVGLRRTSREVRAVDGLSFSVQPGEIVGYIGPNGAGKSTTIKMLTGILVPSGGSIRVAGVDPSRHRLKLAKRIGVVFGQRTTLWWDLPLRDSFAVLRKLYDVPKARHEENLATFVELLDLGDLLDVPVRQLSLGQRMRGDIAAALLHDPEIVYLDEPTIGLDIISKARLREFLNQVNAERRTTVILTTHDLDDIEALCTRVMVIDHGHKVYDGTLEGLRASQGAPRTLVVDLAASTDPISIDGATVIKVDGPRQWLSFPAGTSAAPLVAQVAANYPLVDLSVAEPSIEEVIARIYAS; from the coding sequence GTGATCGAGCTCGATAACGTGTCGCGGGCGTTCACCGTCCGGTCCCGGGTGGGGTTGCGCCGGACCAGCCGTGAGGTCCGGGCCGTCGACGGCCTGTCCTTCTCGGTCCAACCCGGCGAGATCGTCGGCTATATCGGCCCGAACGGTGCCGGCAAATCCACCACCATCAAAATGCTCACGGGCATCCTCGTACCGTCCGGCGGCTCGATCCGCGTGGCAGGAGTCGACCCGTCACGGCACCGGCTGAAGCTGGCCAAACGCATCGGCGTGGTCTTCGGGCAGCGCACGACCTTGTGGTGGGACCTGCCCCTGCGCGACTCGTTCGCCGTGCTGCGCAAGCTGTACGACGTCCCGAAGGCGCGCCACGAGGAGAACCTGGCCACCTTCGTCGAACTGCTCGACCTCGGCGACCTCCTCGACGTACCCGTGCGGCAGTTGTCCCTCGGCCAGCGCATGCGCGGCGACATCGCGGCCGCCCTGCTGCACGACCCGGAGATCGTCTACCTGGACGAACCGACGATCGGCCTTGACATCATCAGCAAGGCCCGATTGCGCGAATTCCTCAACCAGGTCAACGCCGAACGCCGTACCACTGTCATCCTCACCACCCACGACCTCGACGACATCGAGGCCCTCTGCACCCGGGTGATGGTGATCGACCACGGGCACAAGGTGTACGACGGCACGCTCGAAGGCCTTCGAGCCAGCCAAGGCGCCCCGCGAACGCTGGTGGTCGATCTAGCCGCCTCGACCGATCCGATCAGCATCGACGGCGCCACCGTGATCAAGGTCGATGGTCCTCGCCAATGGCTCTCCTTCCCGGCCGGCACCTCCGCCGCCCCACTCGTAGCCCAGGTAGCCGCCAACTACCCCCTCGTCGACCTCTCCGTAGCCGAACCCAGCATCGAAGAAGTAATCGCCCGCATCTACGCCTCCTAG
- a CDS encoding ABC transporter permease, producing the protein MTWFTWRQHRAEAAAIGAVLAVLGAVALITGIPMYDAYHQQGVAGCHEAGDTTDACARLIDAFRSEFAGLPMQAAGQLNFLPVLVAVLIGAPLLAREYERGTWQLAWTQAVPRTRWVVSTLALVLSGVAAAAIALSVVLGWWLRPVVTSAFSVERFNYTAPVLAGYFLLAMAVGILAGAVIRRIIPAMAVALAVFLPTRLFVEFWLRPRYMTPTTTVDPAPGTGTLTEEIRNGNNWVLDSFLVGPNGNRLTDADEFHLFGGGLVDDATLAQHGLRQAVSYHPASRFWDFQLIETGIFLGLALVLVLLAIWRVRRW; encoded by the coding sequence ATGACGTGGTTCACGTGGCGCCAGCACAGAGCCGAAGCGGCCGCTATCGGCGCTGTCCTGGCCGTGCTCGGCGCCGTCGCCCTGATCACCGGCATTCCGATGTACGACGCTTACCACCAACAGGGCGTCGCCGGTTGCCACGAGGCCGGCGACACAACCGACGCCTGCGCGCGCCTCATCGACGCCTTCCGCAGCGAGTTCGCAGGGCTCCCGATGCAGGCAGCTGGTCAACTGAACTTCCTGCCCGTGCTGGTCGCAGTTCTGATCGGCGCGCCCTTGCTTGCCCGCGAGTACGAGCGTGGGACCTGGCAGCTGGCGTGGACTCAGGCCGTTCCACGGACCCGCTGGGTCGTCAGCACACTCGCACTCGTCCTCAGCGGGGTGGCCGCCGCCGCGATAGCTCTCAGCGTTGTGCTCGGCTGGTGGCTGCGGCCCGTGGTGACCTCCGCGTTCAGCGTCGAGCGATTCAACTACACCGCCCCGGTTCTGGCCGGCTACTTCCTGCTGGCCATGGCTGTCGGCATCCTGGCCGGCGCGGTCATCAGGCGCATCATTCCAGCGATGGCCGTGGCTCTCGCCGTCTTCCTTCCTACCAGGCTCTTCGTTGAGTTCTGGTTGCGGCCGCGGTACATGACACCTACCACCACAGTCGATCCGGCACCGGGCACCGGAACCCTCACCGAAGAGATCAGGAACGGTAACAACTGGGTGCTCGACTCGTTTCTCGTCGGACCCAACGGGAACCGGCTCACTGACGCTGACGAATTCCACCTCTTCGGCGGCGGCCTCGTCGACGACGCGACACTTGCCCAGCACGGTCTCCGACAAGCCGTCAGCTACCACCCCGCATCCCGCTTCTGGGACTTCCAGCTCATCGAGACCGGGATCTTCCTCGGATTGGCTCTCGTCCTCGTTCTGCTCGCGATCTGGCGCGTCCGCCGCTGGTGA